The following nucleotide sequence is from Methylocella sp..
TTGTCCGCGCACTTTGTTGACGCGCGCGAGATCGATCCGCGCCGAGACGACGCCGACGCCATCCGACGCCTTTGCGATGACGTGGCCCCATGGGTCGACGATGAGCGAATGACCATAGGTCTGGCGCGTTTCATTGCCGGCGACATGAGCTCCCGTCTGCGCCGCGGCGCAGAAATAAGTCTGCGTCTCGATCGCGCGCGCGCGGCACAGCGCCTCCCAATGATCCTTGCCGGTTTGCAGGGTGAAGGCTGCGGGCAGAGCGATCATCTGCGCGCCTTCGGCGACCAGCCTTTGAAACAGGTCAGGGAACCGCAAATCATAGCAAATCGAACAGCCGACAATCATATCCTCGCAAGGATAGGTAACGATGGCGTCGCCCGGCGCGAAGGATGCGCTTTCGCGATACTGCATTCCGTCCGGCGCCGTGATGTCGAACATATGGATCTTGCGGTACCGCGCGATTTCGCCGCCGCCGCGATCGAAAGCCACTGTGGTGTTGTGAATGCGCTCTCCGCCCTCGGCCTTCTCGAGGATTGAGCCGGCGTGAATGAACACTCCGTGCTTTTTGGCGAGCGACTGCATCGCGGCATAGGCCGGCCCACCCGGAAAGGCTTCCGCCGCCGCGAATTTGGCCGCGCGATCGTCGCCGAGGAAATCGAAGCATTCGGGCAGGCTGATCCAGTCCGGCCGCTCCTCCGCAACGGCCTGTTCGATCAATTGCGTCGCGGCGCGAATATTTGCGGCCTTGTCGCTGATCGAATTCATCTGGATCAGGGAGATTTTCATGATGCCTCCTGGCGATGGGCT
It contains:
- a CDS encoding carbon-nitrogen hydrolase family protein, producing MKISLIQMNSISDKAANIRAATQLIEQAVAEERPDWISLPECFDFLGDDRAAKFAAAEAFPGGPAYAAMQSLAKKHGVFIHAGSILEKAEGGERIHNTTVAFDRGGGEIARYRKIHMFDITAPDGMQYRESASFAPGDAIVTYPCEDMIVGCSICYDLRFPDLFQRLVAEGAQMIALPAAFTLQTGKDHWEALCRARAIETQTYFCAAAQTGAHVAGNETRQTYGHSLIVDPWGHVIAKASDGVGVVSARIDLARVNKVRGQIPVAQHKVRFAPQ